From a region of the Candidatus Rhabdochlamydia porcellionis genome:
- a CDS encoding ShlB/FhaC/HecB family hemolysin secretion/activation protein, with translation MILDSLPQQVGNSDFNLVKENFSMEEELLQFEHTSNQEGLEKKQVCIKAIVLVSHRDQVHRSARLLKPDIEGVQIKLNSSECLDDLVNSLSIYLRQPLDKEILCEIEQTIFSYYYGIHYPFVLIEFPKQDVTNGILHVVVCESTLGEICVESNAGYAVNKIMDYIRLCPGERINESILFNDVAWLNRNPFRQIDIVYQPGHEEGTTNILLQANARRRFRLYGGVDNTGVKTIQRERFFTGFNLTNYQQMLTYQYTSSFNTRRFQAHTLQYTLPCAWRNVLNVYGGYAKVRPNLSLPVTRNDGWSMQASLRYVIPFKTYSHLTHEMSLGGDFKRTNNTVEFSDNSPVIASNVNLTQVTLEYKGAYSSNCNRIDYQIQGFCSPGKWLADQTDALYSQLRPNAKNHWIYGRLNCTASQKLPKNFYISVGFSGQLSNQNLLPSEQFYIGGFDTVRGYDERELNTDTGLFVRTELYAPAFRFFARCYDKLELLAFFDYGYANNHTPIPPEGKSSHLMSVGPGLRYAFSTYLAVRLDYGIQLYHKNFFGSNHQRVHFGVIASY, from the coding sequence ATGATCTTGGATTCTTTACCTCAGCAGGTAGGAAATTCTGATTTTAATCTAGTCAAAGAAAACTTTTCTATGGAAGAAGAATTGCTTCAATTTGAACACACCTCTAATCAAGAAGGATTGGAAAAGAAACAAGTCTGCATTAAAGCTATTGTTCTTGTTTCTCATAGAGATCAAGTACATAGATCTGCTCGTTTGCTTAAGCCAGATATCGAGGGAGTACAAATTAAACTCAATTCTTCTGAATGCTTAGATGATCTTGTAAATTCTTTGTCTATTTATCTACGGCAGCCTCTTGATAAAGAAATTCTTTGCGAGATTGAACAGACGATTTTTTCTTATTATTACGGAATACACTATCCCTTTGTCTTAATCGAATTTCCTAAACAAGATGTCACCAATGGAATATTGCATGTTGTAGTTTGTGAAAGTACGCTTGGAGAAATATGCGTAGAGTCTAATGCAGGCTATGCAGTAAATAAAATCATGGACTATATACGTTTATGTCCAGGAGAGAGAATTAATGAATCTATCTTATTCAACGATGTGGCTTGGCTCAATCGCAATCCCTTTCGTCAGATAGACATTGTTTATCAACCAGGTCATGAAGAGGGTACAACAAATATTTTATTACAGGCAAATGCTAGACGAAGGTTTAGATTATACGGTGGAGTAGACAACACTGGTGTCAAAACTATTCAAAGAGAGCGTTTTTTTACTGGTTTTAATCTAACTAATTACCAGCAGATGCTCACTTATCAATATACTTCCTCTTTTAATACAAGACGTTTTCAGGCTCATACTTTGCAATACACGCTTCCTTGTGCTTGGCGTAATGTACTAAATGTTTATGGAGGTTATGCAAAAGTGCGTCCTAATCTTTCATTGCCTGTTACGCGTAATGACGGCTGGAGTATGCAGGCGAGTTTGCGCTATGTAATTCCTTTTAAAACCTATTCGCATCTAACTCATGAAATGAGTTTAGGAGGGGACTTTAAACGAACAAATAACACGGTAGAATTTTCGGATAACTCACCAGTAATTGCAAGTAATGTTAACCTAACCCAGGTTACGCTTGAATATAAAGGAGCCTATTCCAGTAACTGCAATCGGATTGATTATCAAATCCAGGGGTTTTGTTCCCCTGGCAAATGGCTTGCAGACCAGACCGATGCTTTGTATTCTCAACTGCGTCCCAATGCTAAAAATCATTGGATCTATGGGCGTTTAAATTGCACCGCTTCTCAAAAACTACCTAAAAATTTTTACATTTCTGTAGGGTTTAGTGGACAGTTATCCAATCAGAACCTGCTTCCCAGCGAGCAATTTTATATTGGAGGATTTGATACTGTACGAGGTTATGATGAAAGAGAACTCAATACCGATACAGGGCTTTTTGTTCGCACTGAACTATATGCCCCTGCTTTTCGTTTTTTTGCTAGATGCTATGATAAATTAGAATTACTCGCATTTTTCGATTATGGTTATGCAAATAACCACACACCCATTCCTCCTGAAGGTAAAAGTAGTCACTTAATGTCTGTTGGACCTGGCTTAAGATATGCTTTTTCAACCTATCTCGCTGTTCGTTTAGATTACGGTATTCAGCTTTATCATAAAAATTTTTTTGGATCAAATCACCAAAGAGTGCATTTTGGGGTAATAGCTAGCTATTAA